One part of the Pandoraea faecigallinarum genome encodes these proteins:
- a CDS encoding autotransporter outer membrane beta-barrel domain-containing protein, with product MKTSKSPTPPRHQISLAVGVVLACLAAQAHAGIVDGVSQTVTAPGDPNEPWQVHNNGSLTVEPGAATNAIVVDTGSTLTLNGATVGATGNNPGVQLLNTSGVITNSTITSAAGAGLALGTLGTNAIAPNATVTGSTISGFAIAAQVSWKGTLTLNNSTMSTGTGLVGGGQFNAGVANFDSTVIMNGGSSTGRNGVWVTTGAGGSSSSTTLSGANIVGTNGAGILIQPSPGQTGNRSATLLIDGGTRISGSDGNLISAVGPITSAITIDNTPLTGNVTGDGTAVVNLTLQNNTSLTGSLTNLTSLAVNSGSQWMLTGNNSVPTVTMNAGTIDISGTAAGTGAFHTLTLGSLSGNGDFRMGTNIAAHTGDLLAVTGNATGAYQLHVRNSGAEPTDLTPLTVVTTGGGGAAFSLVGGKVDAGVYSYDLRQDGNNWVLATDPHDPGDPGGPDLTPGAQTVIGISGVAPTVWYGEQAILRSRLGDVRIADQSNSGVWVRTFGKQFHATPVSGVDYRQTQYGVMGGADAVVGKAWGGTWLVGALLGTSHSKLSFDGGSTGGVNSYTAGLYGTWLGPTGYYFETVARYNHFQNDANVIMSDGEGAHGSFGENSFGITFEFGRHMRFANDWFVEPYVHLALLRVGGDDFTLTNGMASNTDHTGSVQARVGAAFGKTVSLSGGGVIQPYLKLALVQEFISSNRVTVNAISFNNDLSGTRFEFGAGVTGQVRRNLQIYSEVESSVGRHINQPWGVQLGVRYTF from the coding sequence ATGAAAACGTCAAAGTCCCCGACGCCGCCGCGTCATCAGATCTCCCTGGCCGTCGGCGTGGTGCTGGCCTGTCTGGCGGCTCAGGCGCATGCTGGCATCGTCGATGGCGTTTCGCAGACAGTGACGGCGCCGGGCGACCCGAACGAACCATGGCAGGTCCACAACAACGGGTCGCTCACGGTAGAGCCGGGCGCGGCGACCAACGCCATCGTGGTCGATACGGGCAGCACGCTAACGCTCAATGGCGCGACGGTCGGCGCTACCGGGAACAACCCTGGCGTGCAGCTTCTGAATACCTCCGGTGTCATCACGAATTCGACGATCACCAGCGCGGCTGGCGCGGGATTGGCGCTCGGAACGCTAGGCACGAATGCGATTGCACCAAACGCCACCGTCACCGGCAGCACGATTTCCGGTTTCGCCATTGCCGCGCAGGTCAGTTGGAAGGGCACGCTCACCTTGAACAACAGCACGATGAGCACAGGCACCGGTCTGGTCGGCGGTGGGCAGTTCAACGCCGGGGTGGCGAATTTCGATTCCACCGTGATCATGAATGGCGGATCGTCGACAGGCCGGAACGGCGTCTGGGTCACTACGGGGGCCGGCGGATCATCGTCGTCGACGACCCTCTCCGGCGCCAATATCGTCGGCACGAACGGGGCCGGGATCCTGATTCAACCGTCGCCTGGCCAAACCGGGAACCGCTCCGCAACGCTGCTGATCGACGGCGGAACCAGGATCTCGGGGTCGGACGGCAACCTCATCAGCGCCGTCGGCCCGATCACGTCGGCGATCACGATCGACAATACGCCGCTCACCGGCAATGTGACCGGCGATGGCACCGCGGTTGTCAACCTCACCTTGCAGAACAACACGTCGTTGACTGGATCGCTGACGAACCTGACCTCGCTTGCGGTGAATTCAGGATCGCAATGGATGCTCACCGGCAACAATTCGGTGCCTACCGTCACAATGAATGCCGGCACCATCGATATCTCCGGCACGGCCGCCGGCACTGGCGCGTTTCACACGCTGACGCTCGGCTCTCTGTCCGGCAATGGCGATTTCCGGATGGGCACGAACATCGCTGCGCACACCGGCGACCTGCTGGCGGTCACGGGCAACGCCACAGGCGCATATCAACTGCATGTTCGCAATAGCGGGGCGGAGCCCACCGATCTGACGCCGCTGACGGTGGTCACGACTGGCGGGGGCGGTGCGGCCTTTTCGCTGGTCGGCGGCAAGGTCGACGCGGGCGTCTACAGCTATGACCTGCGCCAGGACGGCAACAACTGGGTGCTCGCGACCGATCCGCACGATCCCGGCGATCCGGGCGGTCCGGATCTGACCCCGGGCGCCCAGACCGTCATCGGTATCTCGGGCGTGGCGCCCACGGTCTGGTACGGCGAACAGGCTATCCTGCGAAGCCGTCTCGGCGATGTGCGTATCGCGGATCAGAGCAACAGCGGCGTGTGGGTCCGCACGTTCGGCAAGCAGTTTCATGCGACACCGGTCTCCGGCGTGGATTATCGCCAGACGCAATATGGCGTGATGGGCGGTGCCGACGCTGTTGTCGGCAAGGCTTGGGGCGGGACTTGGCTCGTGGGGGCATTGCTCGGCACCAGCCACAGCAAGCTGTCTTTCGATGGCGGTTCGACCGGCGGCGTGAACAGCTATACGGCTGGTCTGTATGGCACATGGCTCGGGCCGACGGGGTACTACTTCGAGACGGTGGCGCGCTACAACCACTTTCAGAACGACGCCAATGTCATCATGAGCGACGGCGAAGGCGCGCATGGCAGCTTTGGTGAAAACAGTTTCGGCATTACGTTCGAGTTTGGCCGCCACATGAGATTCGCGAACGACTGGTTCGTCGAGCCATACGTGCATCTGGCGCTGCTTCGCGTGGGCGGCGACGACTTCACCCTGACCAACGGCATGGCGTCGAACACCGACCATACGGGATCGGTGCAGGCGCGAGTCGGCGCGGCGTTCGGCAAGACCGTGTCATTGAGCGGCGGTGGTGTCATTCAACCTTACCTCAAGCTCGCCCTGGTGCAGGAATTCATTTCCAGCAATCGGGTCACCGTCAACGCGATCTCCTTTAACAACGATCTGTCCGGCACCCGCTTCGAGTTCGGTGCGGGGGTGACGGGTCAGGTGCGCCGCAATCTCCAGATCTACTCGGAAGTCGAGTCGAGCGTGGGACGTCATATCAACCAGCCGTGGGGCGTGCAACTGGGCGTTCGCTACACGTTCTGA
- a CDS encoding glycosyltransferase family 9 protein, protein MSQPQRRFASLIDPCTRIPYEWVYHEPDVFLQRTSRLSVAKKYLHRRVRLALSGQARREVRHVAPGARVLWIYGGKASVGDAVMDMSGRALLRDREGHIDLLVGPNLKAVFEGDDIFRKIFDDPAAVNPADYDVVVLQEFNYPTLRIKRRFFATLPFACLFRFFHGPDRNQTQFSLAAVNDVFGLQLAADELFARAKPYLREETDLPEAVVNRLPPGPFIVLAMGGVEPRRTYAHWRACLDAYDAAWTPDLPTGIVLLGSGNGADAASVLMEATFEHLELVSFVGELTLRDAKRVIANASLFVGADGGLMHVAHTTRAPSVTLFAAAEPPYLRLTPRCRSTPLQTESDVSALDPVELADTILATLSAMPSFVPNLAGQTQSSQSSQTPQSPRPSPASLSSPTPGASH, encoded by the coding sequence ATGTCACAGCCGCAGCGCCGCTTCGCCAGCCTTATCGATCCGTGCACCCGCATACCTTACGAGTGGGTGTATCACGAGCCCGACGTCTTCTTGCAGCGCACGTCCCGGCTTTCCGTCGCCAAGAAGTACCTCCATCGACGCGTGCGTCTCGCGCTTAGCGGACAGGCACGCCGCGAGGTGCGTCATGTCGCGCCGGGCGCGCGCGTCCTGTGGATCTATGGCGGGAAGGCGTCGGTCGGCGATGCCGTGATGGACATGTCCGGTCGCGCGTTGCTGCGCGATCGCGAAGGTCACATCGATTTGCTCGTTGGGCCGAACCTCAAGGCCGTGTTCGAGGGCGACGACATCTTTCGCAAGATCTTCGACGATCCGGCAGCCGTGAATCCGGCCGACTACGACGTCGTCGTCCTCCAGGAATTCAACTATCCGACGCTGCGCATCAAACGCCGCTTTTTCGCGACGCTGCCGTTCGCGTGCCTGTTCCGTTTCTTCCACGGCCCGGACCGTAATCAGACACAGTTCAGTCTGGCCGCCGTCAACGATGTGTTCGGTCTGCAACTCGCGGCGGACGAACTCTTCGCGCGCGCGAAGCCTTATCTGCGCGAAGAGACGGACTTGCCGGAAGCGGTCGTGAACCGGTTGCCGCCGGGACCGTTCATCGTGCTGGCGATGGGCGGTGTCGAGCCGCGACGCACGTATGCGCACTGGCGGGCGTGCCTGGACGCCTACGACGCGGCGTGGACCCCGGACCTGCCCACGGGCATTGTCCTGTTGGGTTCGGGCAACGGTGCGGACGCGGCCAGCGTGCTCATGGAAGCGACCTTCGAGCACCTGGAGCTGGTGTCGTTCGTCGGGGAACTGACGTTGCGCGACGCCAAGCGCGTGATTGCCAACGCGTCGCTGTTCGTTGGGGCGGACGGTGGGCTCATGCACGTGGCGCACACCACGCGCGCCCCGAGCGTCACCCTGTTCGCGGCGGCGGAGCCACCGTATCTTCGCCTCACACCGCGTTGCCGGTCGACGCCGTTGCAGACGGAAAGCGACGTGAGCGCGCTCGATCCGGTCGAACTGGCCGACACGATCCTGGCCACGCTGTCGGCCATGCCGTCGTTCGTGCCCAATCTTGCGGGGCAGACGCAATCGTCGCAATCGTCGCAAACGCCACAATCGCCAAGGCCATCGCCGGCATCGCTGTCTTCCCCAACGCCCGGCGCATCGCACTAG